Proteins from a single region of Streptomyces sp. Tu 3180:
- a CDS encoding MFS transporter has protein sequence MGEVVHGRHEVRRARYAVAAVFAVHGAVTGSFATRVPWIQDHAGIGAGQLGLALAFPALGASVAMPLAGSVSHRFGARTALRGLIALWTLALVLPSLAPNLLTLCLALFVYGATAGMSDVAMNALGVEVENRLDKSIMSGLHGMWSAGALIGSAAGTLAAHLGADARLHHGLAAAVLTAVGVTACAWVLDLQPAEDEEPPPRFALPPRSALLIGAIGFCAVFAEGASLDWSAVYLRDQLDTSAGLAAACTTGFTLTMAVARIAGDRVVDRYGAVRTVRASGVLAVLGGLLIVLARHPAVAMGGFALMGLGIAVVVPLCFAAAGRSGANPSLAIAGVATITYTSGLIAPSAIGLLAQATSLMVSFVLVTVLSCGLAGFAGVLRAGDRTKITRPDAAVPDPRP, from the coding sequence ATGGGTGAAGTGGTCCACGGGCGGCACGAGGTGAGGCGGGCGCGGTACGCCGTGGCCGCGGTGTTCGCCGTGCACGGCGCCGTCACCGGCTCGTTCGCCACCCGCGTCCCCTGGATCCAGGACCACGCCGGGATCGGCGCCGGCCAGCTCGGGCTGGCGCTCGCCTTCCCCGCGCTCGGCGCGTCCGTCGCGATGCCGCTCGCGGGGAGCGTCAGCCACCGCTTCGGCGCCCGCACCGCCCTGCGCGGTCTGATCGCCCTGTGGACGCTCGCGCTCGTCCTCCCCTCGCTCGCCCCGAACCTGCTCACGCTCTGCCTGGCCCTGTTCGTCTACGGCGCCACGGCCGGGATGTCCGACGTGGCGATGAATGCGCTGGGCGTGGAGGTGGAGAACCGCCTCGACAAGTCGATCATGTCCGGGCTGCACGGCATGTGGAGCGCCGGCGCCCTGATCGGTTCGGCGGCCGGCACGCTCGCCGCGCACCTCGGCGCGGACGCCCGGCTGCACCACGGGCTCGCGGCCGCCGTCCTGACGGCGGTGGGCGTCACCGCCTGCGCCTGGGTGCTGGACCTGCAGCCCGCCGAGGACGAGGAGCCGCCGCCGCGGTTCGCGCTGCCGCCGCGCTCCGCGCTGCTGATCGGCGCGATCGGGTTCTGCGCGGTCTTCGCGGAGGGCGCGAGCCTGGACTGGTCGGCGGTCTACCTGCGCGACCAGCTCGACACCTCGGCCGGTCTCGCCGCCGCCTGCACGACCGGTTTCACGCTCACCATGGCGGTCGCCCGGATCGCCGGCGACCGGGTGGTGGACCGCTACGGCGCCGTCCGCACGGTCCGGGCGAGCGGTGTCCTCGCCGTCCTCGGCGGACTGCTGATCGTTCTCGCGCGGCATCCCGCGGTGGCGATGGGCGGCTTCGCCCTGATGGGGCTCGGCATCGCGGTGGTCGTGCCGCTGTGCTTCGCGGCCGCCGGCCGCAGCGGCGCCAACCCGAGCCTGGCCATCGCGGGCGTCGCGACCATCACCTACACCTCGGGGCTCATCGCCCCGAGCGCGATCGGGCTGCTGGCCCAGGCGACCAGCCTGATGGTGTCGTTCGTCCTGGTCACGGTGTTGTCGTGCGGTCTGGCCGGCTTCGCGGGCGTCCTGCGCGCCGGCGACCGCACGAAGATCACGCGTCCGGACGCAGCAGTTCCCGACCCGCGGCCCTGA
- a CDS encoding thioesterase family protein, whose translation MTAEAPTAPALSYGRLIPVTVHFDDLDALGLLHNARYPLLVERAWTELWQEKGVRFEGDWAAAGDACNAVREFRIGYEAPVTRPGAYAVHLWLDRLGRTGLTYGFRFCSRDGAVTYARGSRVLVRLDAGTLRPAPWSEAFRAAGRELLRPDA comes from the coding sequence GTGACCGCCGAAGCCCCGACCGCCCCCGCCCTGTCCTACGGCCGGCTGATCCCCGTGACCGTCCACTTCGACGACCTCGACGCGCTGGGGCTGCTGCACAACGCCCGCTATCCGCTGCTGGTCGAGCGGGCCTGGACCGAGCTGTGGCAGGAGAAGGGCGTCCGCTTCGAGGGCGACTGGGCCGCGGCCGGTGACGCCTGCAACGCGGTCAGGGAGTTCCGGATCGGCTACGAGGCGCCGGTCACCCGGCCCGGCGCCTACGCCGTCCACCTCTGGCTGGACCGGCTCGGCAGGACCGGGCTGACCTACGGCTTCCGCTTCTGCTCGCGGGACGGCGCGGTGACGTACGCGCGGGGCAGCCGGGTGCTGGTGCGCCTGGACGCCGGGACGCTGCGCCCGGCGCCCTGGAGCGAGGCGTTCAGGGCCGCGGGTCGGGAACTGCTGCGTCCGGACGCGTGA
- a CDS encoding solute carrier family 23 protein translates to MDLGVRWTLHGDGRTPAPGAVVRPDERLSWPRTAGLGAQHVVAMFGASFVAPVLMGLDPNLAIMMSGVATVVFLLATRGRVPSYLGCSLSFVGVAAVIRAQGGSSATVTGAVFVVGAALFLVGLAVQRFGARIIHAAMPPVVTGAVVMLIGFNLAPVTAATYWPQDQWTALFVMLFTGLAVVCLRGFWSRIAIFLGLVFGYALSWALDRIFGMIHSADASGKVTDHWRLDLSAVGQADWIGLPTLHGPSFEWSAILVALPVVIALIAENAGHVKAVGEMTGDDLDDRLGTAISADGVGSMLSTAVGGPPNTTYSENIGVMAATRVYSTAAYWAAAGFALMFGLCPKFGAVVAAIPGGVLGGITVILYGMIGLLGAQIWINAKVDLRNPLNLVPAAAGIIIGVGNVTMEFTDTFSLSGIALGTLVVITGYHALRAFAPAHLKTQEPLLDEGTSSYDTAGEDEAGGEGTQRAKS, encoded by the coding sequence ATGGATCTCGGCGTCCGCTGGACACTGCACGGCGACGGACGCACCCCGGCGCCGGGGGCGGTGGTCCGCCCCGACGAACGGCTCTCCTGGCCCCGCACCGCCGGGCTCGGCGCCCAGCACGTCGTGGCCATGTTCGGGGCGTCCTTCGTCGCCCCGGTGCTCATGGGCCTGGACCCCAACCTGGCGATCATGATGTCGGGCGTCGCGACCGTCGTCTTCCTGCTGGCCACCCGCGGCCGGGTGCCCAGCTACCTGGGCTGCTCGCTCTCCTTCGTCGGCGTCGCCGCGGTCATCCGGGCCCAGGGCGGGTCGAGCGCCACCGTCACCGGCGCGGTGTTCGTGGTCGGTGCCGCGCTGTTCCTGGTGGGGCTCGCCGTGCAGCGGTTCGGGGCGCGGATCATCCACGCCGCGATGCCGCCCGTCGTCACCGGTGCGGTGGTGATGCTGATCGGCTTCAACCTGGCGCCGGTCACCGCCGCCACCTACTGGCCGCAGGACCAGTGGACCGCCCTGTTCGTGATGCTGTTCACCGGCTTGGCGGTGGTCTGCCTGCGCGGCTTCTGGTCCCGGATCGCGATCTTCCTCGGGCTGGTCTTCGGATACGCCCTGTCCTGGGCGCTCGACCGGATCTTCGGGATGATCCACTCGGCGGACGCGAGCGGCAAGGTCACCGACCACTGGCGCCTGGACCTGTCCGCCGTGGGACAGGCCGACTGGATCGGCCTGCCGACCCTGCACGGCCCGTCGTTCGAGTGGTCGGCGATCCTGGTCGCCCTGCCGGTGGTCATCGCGCTGATCGCCGAGAACGCCGGGCACGTCAAGGCGGTCGGCGAGATGACCGGCGACGACCTCGACGACAGGCTCGGCACGGCGATCTCCGCCGACGGCGTCGGCTCGATGCTGTCCACCGCCGTCGGCGGTCCGCCGAACACCACCTACTCCGAGAACATCGGCGTGATGGCCGCGACCCGCGTCTACTCGACCGCCGCCTACTGGGCCGCCGCCGGCTTCGCCCTGATGTTCGGTCTGTGCCCGAAGTTCGGCGCGGTCGTGGCCGCCATCCCGGGCGGCGTGCTCGGCGGGATCACCGTCATCCTGTACGGCATGATCGGCCTGCTCGGCGCCCAGATCTGGATCAACGCCAAGGTGGACCTGCGCAACCCGCTGAACCTCGTGCCGGCCGCCGCGGGCATCATCATCGGCGTCGGCAACGTGACGATGGAGTTCACCGACACCTTCTCCCTCAGCGGCATCGCGCTCGGCACGCTCGTCGTCATCACCGGCTACCACGCGCTGCGCGCCTTCGCGCCCGCCCACCTCAAGACGCAGGAGCCGCTGCTCGACGAGGGCACGTCCTCCTACGACACGGCCGGCGAGGACGAGGCGGGCGGCGAGGGCACTCAGCGCGCCAAGTCGTAG
- a CDS encoding glycoside hydrolase family 6 protein, protein MAAAASVVVAVGSVTGMMTAVGDGSGPDTARPAATSSPRLEPPPAVLPPSPPATRSPSPSEAEASPQRRASPGPSASRPRRKPQAVPASTGLYLHPRSQVLDWVRANPDDPRRAVVDSRIAGRPAAVWFADHSPDTITARVRAVASGGAAQGRVPVLVPYAIPDRDCGGHSQGGAPDLGAYDGWIDRFAAGLGTGEVIVILEPDSVAQAECLPAGRRADRFASLARAGRVLKEANPRARVYFDAGHSGWNAPAKQAGWLRRAGAASAASSDGIFSNVSNFHRTADEVAYDRAVLDALDGPPGLGAVIDTSRNGAGAPADGEWCDPAGRKLGRTPTLSTGEPGIDAYLWVKLPEESDGCRGAPGTFTPSYAYDLAR, encoded by the coding sequence ATGGCCGCGGCGGCTTCCGTGGTGGTCGCCGTCGGCAGCGTCACCGGCATGATGACGGCGGTCGGCGACGGGAGCGGCCCGGACACGGCGAGGCCGGCGGCGACCTCGTCGCCGCGCCTGGAACCGCCGCCCGCCGTGCTCCCGCCCTCCCCGCCGGCGACCCGGTCCCCCTCACCGTCCGAGGCGGAGGCGAGCCCGCAGAGGAGGGCGAGTCCCGGGCCGTCCGCGTCGAGGCCCCGCCGGAAGCCGCAGGCGGTCCCCGCGTCCACCGGTCTCTACCTCCACCCCCGGTCCCAGGTCCTGGACTGGGTGCGGGCCAACCCCGACGACCCGCGCCGCGCGGTCGTGGACTCCCGGATCGCCGGCCGGCCGGCCGCGGTGTGGTTCGCGGACCACTCCCCGGACACGATCACCGCCCGGGTGCGTGCCGTGGCGTCCGGCGGTGCGGCGCAGGGGCGCGTGCCCGTCCTCGTGCCGTACGCGATACCCGACCGCGACTGCGGCGGGCACTCCCAGGGCGGGGCGCCCGACCTCGGCGCCTACGACGGCTGGATCGACCGGTTCGCCGCCGGGCTGGGGACCGGCGAGGTCATCGTGATCCTCGAGCCGGACTCGGTCGCCCAGGCCGAATGCCTCCCCGCCGGCCGGCGTGCCGACCGCTTCGCCTCGCTGGCCCGCGCCGGCCGGGTGCTGAAGGAGGCCAACCCCCGGGCCCGGGTCTACTTCGACGCCGGGCACTCCGGCTGGAACGCGCCCGCGAAACAGGCCGGCTGGCTGCGCCGGGCCGGGGCCGCCTCGGCCGCGTCCTCCGACGGCATCTTCAGCAATGTCTCCAACTTCCACCGCACGGCCGACGAGGTGGCCTACGACCGGGCCGTGCTCGACGCCCTCGACGGGCCGCCGGGCCTCGGCGCGGTGATCGACACCAGCCGCAACGGCGCCGGCGCCCCGGCCGACGGCGAGTGGTGCGACCCGGCCGGCCGCAAGCTCGGCCGGACCCCGACCCTCAGCACCGGCGAGCCGGGGATCGACGCCTACCTGTGGGTGAAGCTCCCGGAGGAGTCGGACGGCTGCAGGGGCGCGCCGGGCACCTTCACCCCGTCGTACGCCTACGACTTGGCGCGCTGA
- a CDS encoding DUF5995 family protein has product MAQCEQVLTPVDGVLSRMRALDAALPARDGVAVFNRVYLAVTEAVDGCVDAGRFTDARAAITLDVRFAERYLAAVDAVARERRPPACWRPLFQFRRHPGVRPLQFALAGINAHIGHDLALAVVDTCRTLACEPAELEDEFDRVGDLLLSLEEHIREELTPGPDLLRIADPLTHLLGAWSLERARDAAWTAARALWALRRLPDVAGEFTERLDTAVGFAGRMLLTPLPG; this is encoded by the coding sequence ATGGCGCAGTGCGAACAAGTCCTCACCCCCGTGGACGGGGTCCTCTCCCGTATGCGCGCCCTCGACGCGGCCCTGCCCGCGCGGGACGGGGTCGCGGTGTTCAACCGCGTCTACCTCGCGGTCACCGAGGCCGTGGACGGGTGCGTCGACGCGGGCCGCTTCACGGACGCCCGGGCGGCGATCACGCTGGACGTGCGGTTCGCGGAGCGCTATCTGGCGGCGGTCGACGCGGTGGCCCGGGAGCGGCGTCCGCCGGCCTGCTGGCGTCCGCTGTTCCAGTTCCGCCGCCATCCCGGAGTACGTCCCCTGCAGTTCGCGCTGGCGGGCATCAACGCGCACATCGGCCACGACCTCGCGCTCGCCGTCGTGGACACCTGCCGTACCCTCGCCTGCGAACCCGCCGAGCTCGAGGACGAGTTCGACCGGGTGGGCGACCTCCTCCTCTCGCTGGAGGAGCACATCCGCGAGGAGCTGACGCCGGGCCCCGATCTGCTCCGGATCGCCGACCCGCTGACCCACCTGCTCGGGGCGTGGAGCCTGGAGCGCGCCCGGGACGCCGCCTGGACGGCGGCCCGTGCCCTGTGGGCGCTGCGCCGGCTGCCGGACGTCGCGGGGGAGTTCACCGAACGCCTGGACACGGCGGTGGGCTTCGCCGGGCGCATGCTGCTCACCCCGTTGCCCGGCTGA
- a CDS encoding NAD(P)/FAD-dependent oxidoreductase: MTSTVPNAVEHADEQQPPITMFGPDFPYAYDDFLAHPAGLGQIPATEHGTEVAVIGGGLSGIVAAYELMKMGLKPVVYEADRIGGRLRTVGFEGCDPSLTAEMGAMRFPPSSTALQHYIDLVGLETRPFPNPLAEATPSTVVDLKGESHYAETLDDLPQVYRDVADAWARCLEEGADFSDMNRALRHRDVKRIREIWSKLVEKLDNQTFYGFLCDSEAFRSFRHREIFGQVGFGTGGWDTDFPNSILEILRVVYTEADDHHRGIVGGSQQLPLRLWEREPEKIVHWPYGTSLSSLHADGEPRPAVTRLHRTAGNHITVTDANGDIRTYRAAIFTAQSWMLLSKIACDDSLFPIDHWTAIERTHYMESSKLFVPVDRPFWLDKDEETGRDVMSMTLTDRMTRGTYLLDDGPDKPAVICLSYTWCDDSLKWLPLSANERMEVMLKSLGEIYPKVDIRKHIIGNPVTVSWENEPYFMGAFKANLPGHYRYQRRLFTHFMQDRLPEDKRGIFLAGDDISWTAGWAEGAVQTALNAVWGVMHHFGGETDPGNPGPGDVYDEIAPVELPED, encoded by the coding sequence ATGACGTCCACGGTGCCCAACGCCGTCGAGCACGCCGACGAGCAGCAGCCGCCGATCACCATGTTCGGCCCGGACTTCCCGTACGCGTACGACGACTTCCTCGCCCACCCGGCGGGCCTCGGGCAGATCCCCGCGACCGAGCACGGCACCGAGGTCGCGGTCATCGGCGGCGGTCTGTCCGGCATCGTCGCCGCGTACGAGCTGATGAAGATGGGCCTCAAGCCGGTCGTGTACGAGGCCGACCGGATCGGCGGCCGGCTGCGGACCGTGGGCTTCGAGGGCTGCGACCCGTCCCTGACCGCCGAGATGGGCGCGATGCGCTTCCCGCCGTCCTCCACGGCGCTCCAGCACTACATCGACCTGGTGGGCCTCGAGACCCGCCCGTTCCCCAACCCCCTCGCCGAGGCGACCCCCTCGACCGTCGTCGACCTCAAGGGCGAGTCGCACTACGCCGAGACCCTGGACGACCTGCCCCAGGTGTACCGGGACGTGGCCGACGCCTGGGCCAGGTGCCTGGAGGAGGGCGCCGACTTCTCCGACATGAACCGCGCCCTGCGGCACCGGGACGTCAAGCGCATCCGGGAGATCTGGTCGAAGCTCGTCGAGAAGCTCGACAACCAGACCTTCTACGGCTTCCTCTGCGACTCCGAGGCCTTCAGGTCCTTCCGGCACCGCGAGATCTTCGGCCAGGTCGGCTTCGGCACCGGCGGCTGGGACACCGACTTCCCCAACTCCATCCTGGAGATCCTCCGGGTCGTCTACACCGAGGCCGACGACCACCACCGCGGCATCGTCGGCGGCTCCCAGCAGCTGCCGCTGCGCCTGTGGGAGCGCGAGCCGGAGAAGATCGTCCACTGGCCGTACGGCACCTCGCTGAGCTCCCTGCACGCGGACGGCGAGCCGCGTCCGGCCGTGACCCGGCTGCACCGCACCGCGGGCAACCACATCACGGTGACGGACGCGAACGGCGACATCCGCACGTACCGGGCGGCGATCTTCACCGCCCAGTCCTGGATGCTGCTCTCGAAGATCGCCTGCGACGACTCGCTGTTCCCGATCGACCACTGGACCGCGATCGAGCGCACCCACTACATGGAGAGCTCGAAGCTCTTCGTGCCGGTGGACCGGCCGTTCTGGCTGGACAAGGACGAGGAGACGGGCCGGGACGTCATGTCGATGACGCTCACCGACCGCATGACCCGCGGCACCTACCTGCTGGACGACGGCCCGGACAAGCCGGCCGTGATCTGCCTGTCGTACACCTGGTGCGACGACAGCCTGAAGTGGCTGCCGCTGTCCGCGAACGAGCGGATGGAGGTCATGCTGAAGTCGCTCGGCGAGATCTACCCGAAGGTCGACATCAGGAAGCACATCATCGGCAACCCGGTCACGGTCTCCTGGGAGAACGAGCCCTACTTCATGGGCGCGTTCAAGGCCAACCTGCCCGGCCACTACCGCTACCAGCGGCGCCTGTTCACCCACTTCATGCAGGACCGGCTGCCCGAGGACAAGCGGGGCATCTTCCTCGCCGGCGACGACATCTCCTGGACGGCCGGCTGGGCCGAGGGGGCCGTGCAGACCGCGCTGAACGCGGTCTGGGGCGTCATGCACCACTTCGGCGGCGAGACCGATCCCGGCAACCCGGGCCCCGGCGACGTCTACGACGAGATCGCCCCGGTGGAACTGCCCGAGGACTGA
- a CDS encoding carbon-nitrogen hydrolase family protein, with product MRTALLQSSGRPGSVAENLKVLDEAAGRAAAAGAGLLVTPEMFLTGYAIGDDIARLAEPADGDAADAVAETAARHGIAVAYAYPERAGDTVHNSVQLVSADGARLANYRKTHLFGCFERDHFTPGDRQVVQAELNGLTVGLMICYDVEFPENVRAHALAGTDLLLVPTAQMHPFQFVAESVVPVRAFENQMYVAYVNRVGPEGEFEFVGLSTLAGPDGVARTRAGRAEELVLADADPVLLAASRENNPYLKDRRPGLYGSLV from the coding sequence ATGCGCACCGCCCTGCTCCAGAGCTCCGGACGGCCCGGATCCGTCGCCGAGAACCTCAAGGTCCTCGACGAGGCCGCCGGCCGCGCCGCCGCCGCGGGCGCCGGGCTGCTCGTCACCCCGGAGATGTTCCTGACCGGGTACGCGATCGGCGACGACATCGCCCGGCTCGCCGAACCCGCCGACGGCGACGCGGCCGACGCGGTCGCCGAGACGGCCGCCCGCCACGGGATCGCCGTCGCCTACGCCTACCCGGAACGCGCCGGCGACACGGTGCACAACTCCGTCCAGCTCGTCTCCGCCGACGGCGCGCGCCTCGCGAACTACCGCAAGACGCACCTCTTCGGCTGCTTCGAGCGCGACCACTTCACCCCGGGCGACCGGCAGGTCGTGCAGGCCGAGCTGAACGGCCTCACCGTCGGCCTGATGATCTGCTACGACGTGGAGTTCCCGGAGAACGTGCGTGCCCACGCCCTGGCCGGCACCGACCTCCTGCTGGTGCCCACGGCCCAGATGCACCCGTTCCAGTTCGTCGCCGAGTCGGTCGTGCCGGTGCGGGCCTTCGAGAACCAGATGTACGTCGCGTACGTCAACCGGGTCGGTCCCGAGGGCGAGTTCGAGTTCGTGGGCCTGTCCACCCTCGCCGGACCCGACGGGGTCGCCCGCACCCGGGCCGGCCGTGCGGAGGAGCTCGTCCTCGCCGACGCGGACCCCGTCCTCCTCGCCGCCTCCCGCGAGAACAACCCGTACCTGAAGGACCGCCGCCCCGGCCTCTACGGGTCCCTCGTCTGA
- a CDS encoding MFS transporter encodes MTLTPTRGPDVRVRRLTTTLYAYAFLEDFVLLYPVYALLFRDTGLTVWQISSLFALWSVTGVALEVPSGAWADAVSRRLLLWLGPLLTAAGFALWVLLPSYGAFAVGFVLWGAGGALGSGALEALVHDELERLDAADRYARVMGRARAAGLVAVMAAMGLAGPVLARGGHTAVGAASVLACLLAAATATRFPEHRSPAAGHDGWTATLRAGLAEARADRSVRGALLLVAAVSAVWGALDEYTPLLVRGTGVADQTVPWLLLLIWTGATAGSLLAGEGERLGTTGLAVLLAGAGLALAAGSAAGTPAALALVALAFGGFQAATVLADARLQRRIEGTGRATLTSVAGLGTELATVAVYGGYAVIASGNAHGTAFAVFAVPYLVTAALLLTGPRARAAGTRP; translated from the coding sequence ATGACTCTCACGCCCACGCGCGGGCCCGACGTCCGCGTGCGACGGCTGACGACCACGCTGTACGCCTACGCGTTCCTCGAAGACTTCGTCCTGCTCTACCCGGTGTACGCGCTGCTGTTCCGCGACACCGGGCTCACGGTCTGGCAGATCTCCTCCCTGTTCGCCCTCTGGTCGGTCACCGGCGTGGCCCTGGAGGTGCCCTCCGGCGCCTGGGCCGACGCCGTCTCCCGCCGGCTGCTGCTGTGGCTCGGCCCGCTGCTCACCGCCGCCGGCTTCGCCCTGTGGGTGCTGCTGCCGTCGTACGGAGCCTTCGCGGTCGGCTTCGTCCTGTGGGGCGCCGGCGGCGCGCTCGGCAGCGGCGCGCTGGAGGCACTCGTCCACGACGAGCTGGAACGGCTCGACGCGGCCGACCGCTACGCCCGGGTCATGGGCCGGGCCCGCGCGGCCGGACTGGTCGCCGTCATGGCGGCCATGGGACTCGCCGGCCCCGTGCTCGCCCGGGGCGGCCACACCGCCGTCGGCGCCGCCAGCGTGCTGGCGTGCCTGCTGGCGGCGGCCACGGCCACCCGCTTCCCCGAACACCGCTCCCCGGCCGCCGGGCACGACGGCTGGACGGCGACCCTGCGCGCCGGACTCGCCGAGGCCCGCGCCGACCGGTCGGTGCGCGGGGCGCTGCTGCTCGTCGCGGCCGTGAGCGCCGTGTGGGGCGCCCTCGACGAGTACACGCCCCTGCTGGTCCGGGGCACCGGCGTCGCCGACCAGACGGTTCCCTGGCTGCTCCTGCTGATCTGGACCGGTGCCACCGCCGGCAGCCTGCTCGCCGGGGAGGGCGAGCGCCTCGGCACGACGGGACTCGCGGTCCTGCTCGCCGGAGCCGGCCTCGCCCTGGCGGCCGGCTCGGCCGCCGGCACCCCGGCGGCCCTCGCCCTCGTCGCCCTCGCCTTCGGCGGTTTCCAGGCGGCGACCGTGCTGGCCGACGCCCGGCTCCAGCGGCGCATCGAGGGCACCGGGCGCGCCACCCTCACCTCGGTCGCGGGACTGGGCACGGAGCTGGCGACGGTCGCGGTCTACGGCGGCTACGCGGTGATCGCCTCGGGGAACGCCCACGGCACCGCCTTCGCGGTGTTCGCGGTGCCGTACCTGGTGACGGCGGCGCTGCTGCTCACGGGGCCCCGGGCCCGGGCCGCCGGGACACGGCCGTGA
- a CDS encoding Lrp/AsnC family transcriptional regulator: MLNDLDERIVHALAEDARRSYADIGQLVGLSAPAVKRRVDRLRATGAITGFTVRVDPAALGWETEGFVEIYCRSNTSPETIQRGLERYQEVVAASTVTGDADAVAQVFASDMRHFERVLERIAGEPFVERTKSVLVLSPLLRRFSSGSPT; encoded by the coding sequence GTGCTGAACGATCTCGACGAACGCATCGTGCACGCCCTCGCCGAGGACGCCCGCCGCTCCTACGCGGACATCGGCCAGCTGGTCGGCCTGTCCGCGCCCGCCGTGAAACGGCGCGTGGACCGGCTGCGCGCCACCGGGGCCATCACCGGATTCACCGTCCGGGTGGACCCGGCCGCCCTCGGCTGGGAGACCGAGGGGTTCGTCGAGATCTACTGCCGCAGCAACACCTCCCCGGAGACCATCCAGCGGGGCCTGGAGCGCTACCAGGAGGTCGTGGCCGCCTCCACCGTCACCGGCGACGCGGACGCGGTGGCCCAGGTCTTCGCCTCCGACATGCGCCACTTCGAACGGGTCCTGGAGCGCATCGCCGGGGAGCCGTTCGTCGAGCGCACCAAGTCCGTGCTGGTGCTGTCCCCGCTGCTGCGGCGGTTCTCGTCGGGCTCGCCCACGTAG
- a CDS encoding amino acid permease yields the protein MLDQGAPPHNSRPTAPPAPGVGARLMRRKPVERLVAEGGQGEGGSLRRSLGLWQLTMISIGATLGTGIFVVLGEAVPKAGPAVTLSFVIAGLTALFSALSYAELAGTIPVSGSSYSYAYATMGELVAWVCGWCLMLEYGVSVAAVAVGWGEYLNELLDGTIGVTIPAALSAPPGDGGVFNLPALIVVLLAMAFLMGGARESARANTIMVVVKIGALVLFCAIGVQGFRSGNYENFMPLGMAGVSAAGATLFFSYIGFDAASTAGEEAKNAQRDLPRAILLSLAIITALYVLVAAVAVGAKPWRNFTDSEAALAQIMREVTGQTFWGTLLAFCAVIAIASVVLTVLYGQTRILFAMSRDGLVPRAFAKVSPKTGTPRTNTLIVSLFCGVLAAAIPLGQLADATSIGTLFAFALVNVAVVVLRRTRPDMPRTFRVPLSPVLPALGFAFCIWMMGSLSTITWVVFGVWMAVGIVFYFLYGYRRSRLAAPATPEAK from the coding sequence GTGCTCGACCAAGGCGCACCCCCGCACAACAGCAGGCCCACCGCGCCGCCCGCCCCGGGCGTCGGCGCGCGCCTGATGCGTCGCAAGCCCGTGGAACGCCTGGTCGCAGAGGGCGGCCAGGGCGAGGGGGGCTCGCTGCGCCGCTCCCTCGGGCTGTGGCAGCTGACCATGATCAGCATCGGCGCCACCCTCGGCACCGGCATTTTCGTCGTCCTCGGCGAGGCCGTCCCCAAGGCCGGTCCGGCCGTCACCCTCTCCTTCGTCATCGCCGGTCTGACCGCCCTCTTCTCGGCCCTCTCCTACGCCGAGCTGGCGGGCACCATCCCGGTCTCCGGCTCCTCGTACTCGTATGCGTACGCAACGATGGGCGAGCTGGTCGCCTGGGTCTGCGGCTGGTGCCTGATGCTGGAGTACGGCGTGTCGGTCGCCGCCGTCGCCGTCGGCTGGGGCGAGTACCTCAACGAACTGCTCGACGGCACCATCGGCGTCACCATCCCGGCCGCGCTGTCCGCCCCGCCCGGCGACGGCGGCGTCTTCAACCTGCCCGCGCTGATCGTGGTCCTGCTCGCCATGGCGTTCCTGATGGGCGGCGCCCGCGAGTCCGCCCGCGCCAACACGATCATGGTCGTCGTGAAGATCGGCGCGCTGGTGCTGTTCTGCGCCATCGGCGTCCAGGGCTTCCGCTCCGGCAACTACGAGAACTTCATGCCGCTCGGCATGGCCGGCGTCAGCGCGGCCGGGGCGACGCTCTTCTTCTCGTACATCGGCTTCGACGCCGCCTCCACCGCCGGTGAGGAGGCGAAGAACGCCCAGCGCGACCTGCCCCGCGCGATCCTGCTGTCGCTCGCCATCATCACCGCGCTGTACGTCCTGGTCGCCGCCGTCGCCGTCGGCGCCAAGCCCTGGCGGAACTTCACCGACTCCGAGGCCGCGCTCGCCCAGATCATGCGCGAGGTCACCGGCCAGACCTTCTGGGGCACCCTGCTGGCGTTCTGCGCCGTCATCGCCATCGCCAGCGTCGTCCTAACCGTGCTCTACGGCCAGACCCGCATCCTGTTCGCCATGTCCCGGGACGGGCTCGTGCCCAGGGCGTTCGCCAAGGTCAGCCCGAAGACCGGCACGCCCCGCACCAACACCCTGATCGTCTCCCTCTTCTGCGGCGTGCTGGCCGCCGCCATCCCGCTCGGCCAGCTCGCCGACGCCACCAGCATCGGCACCCTGTTCGCCTTCGCGCTGGTCAACGTGGCCGTCGTGGTGCTGCGCCGGACCCGTCCCGACATGCCCCGCACCTTCCGGGTGCCGCTGTCGCCGGTCCTGCCCGCCCTCGGCTTCGCGTTCTGTATCTGGATGATGGGCAGCCTGTCCACGATCACCTGGGTGGTCTTCGGTGTCTGGATGGCCGTCGGGATCGTGTTCTACTTCCTGTACGGCTACCGCCGCTCCCGGCTCGCCGCCCCGGCCACACCAGAAGCGAAGTGA